The genomic stretch ACAATTATACAATAAACTAAGCAGGAGTTAAAACGATGATTCAGGTAAATAAACCAGAAGAACGTCTCATTACTAATATAACAGGAGAACCATATCAACCAGCTAGAATTTATTATCAAGTGTCTAATAAAAAGACGGTTTTAGGAGTCTTTAAAAAACTCAAGTGTATGGATTATGATTCATCTAGAGATCGCTGGTATTGGTTATATACTGCAGAATCTCAAAAAATTATATTTGATGAATCTTATAATAAAATTCCTAAAGAAATGCAGCCCATAGCATTAGGTTATTTTATCTTTCGTAGTGACGAAGAAATGATTTTAGAAGTAAGATCTTTTCAAAGAGTTATTGAAGCTATTAAATTTTTTAACAAACGAATTAATTGGCGAGCGGCTGAACCTATGAGACTTCGCCTAGTTAATAAGCTATTTAGTACACTTGAAGATGAAACTCCTACGCCACCTAAATCTTTTGATGAATTCTTTGATAATAAGAATGTTTTTATTCAAAGTATAGAAGCCTTAGAATTAGAATTAATGGAAGTGGAAAGTAATTATGATAATGATGAAGATAAAGAGAAAGCTGTGATTGAATATATGGAGGAAAAATCTAAGTATCCTTTACCAGAAATTGAAGAAATTGGACTTAATATTCATGGTGATGGAATTAGTTTATTAGAAATGGCTTTAAAAATGAAGAATATTGAAGCCTTGGAACATTGGAAAGGAAATGCTAATTTTACTCAATATGATTTAATTCAACAGATGTTAGCTTCTATGCCTGATGATATCCCTAATTTAGAAGAACAATAAGCACGGCCAGGACAGGTTTATTTATTTGCTGAAAATCATCGAAGTTTTGTCAAAAAACCAGGTCGGGTTGATCTAGTTTTTTGGTGAGAATCAGGCCTCTCCCATACCTGTGGTGATAAGTAAAGCTTATAATTCGTAGGGTGGGTTAGACGCGGCTATAATTTTGATGAAAAACCCATAACTTTTAAGGCGCGTCGTAACCCACTATATTAAGTATTGTAGCTGATTATACATTTTATACCAAGATGTCGGGAGATCCCGAAAGTAAAAAAAAATGGGGGACATAAATAAAAAAGTGACCTTAATTATTGCAGGTGATCGCAGTGGTGTAGGGAAAACAACCATAACCTTGGCCCTGCTTTCGTTTTTAGTTCAAAAAGGATATAAAGTTCAATCTTTTAAAGTGGGGCCAGACTATATTGACCCCATGTTTCATACTAAAATTACGGGTCGTCCCTGTCGTAATTTAGACCCAATTCTCACCGACCAAACCTATGTTAAATCCTGTTTTAACCAACATAGTCAAGGAGTAGACTACGTCCTAATAGAAGGGGTTATGGGGCTATTTGATGGTGTTCCCTTTCAGAAAGCAGAAACTTGGCAAAATATTGAGTTAAACAGGGAAAAAGACCATTTATTTAATCATTATGCCAGTACAGCCCATATTGCCCGACTTTTAAATATACCCGTCGTTCTTGTCATTGATTGTAGTCGTTTATCCGGGTCAGTCGCCGCGATCGCCCAAGGTTATCGTTCTCTTGACCCTAATATTAATATTATTGGCGTAATTTTGAATCGTGTAGGTAGCGATCGCCATCTAGAATTACTCGAAAATGCTCTGACTCCTCTCAACCTTCCTATCCTGGGAAAGTTATATCGTCAAGATTCCCTGACAATTCCTGATAGACATCTCGGTCTAGTTCCTACCGATGAACTTCCAGAGTTTAAGCATCTAGTTAAAAAATTAGCTCACATCGCTCAAACTAGCTTTAACTGGGATCTCCTTTTTCCCCTCCTCACATCCCCACAATCCCCGTACGGGCGGGTTTTTGACAAAAATTTTGATGTTGTAACAAATATGTTAGATAAACGCGCCCCTACATCACACTGCCCAAT from Aphanothece sacrum FPU1 encodes the following:
- a CDS encoding cobyrinate a,c-diamide synthase, whose translation is MGDINKKVTLIIAGDRSGVGKTTITLALLSFLVQKGYKVQSFKVGPDYIDPMFHTKITGRPCRNLDPILTDQTYVKSCFNQHSQGVDYVLIEGVMGLFDGVPFQKAETWQNIELNREKDHLFNHYASTAHIARLLNIPVVLVIDCSRLSGSVAAIAQGYRSLDPNINIIGVILNRVGSDRHLELLENALTPLNLPILGKLYRQDSLTIPDRHLGLVPTDELPEFKHLVKKLAHIAQTSFNWDLLFPLLTSPQSPYGRVFDKNFDVVTNMLDKRAPTSHCPIKIAIARDRAFNFYYPDNLEILEKLGADLLHWSPLEDESLPFRSSGLYLGGGFPEVFAQELSANKQAIKVVQTAIRQGMPTYAECGGLMYLCQEIINFQGETWPMVGILPTTAKMGNRLTLGYRQAIATDNSLLLTSGDTLWGHEFHRSELTINSPKPLFKLHSWHSQSPSHAEGWQLYNVHASYLHLHFGGCPTIATKFFRHCLDFSESVELS